CTTCCTGTTCCCGGCCTTGGGCATCTCCTCCGCCGACGCCGTCGCCAAGGCGTACATGGACGACGTCATCGCCCTCGTCCTCGGCAGCTTCATCCTCGCCCTCGCCATCGAGCGCTACCACATCCACCGCCGCCTCGCTCTCAATGTCAATAACCAACTTTTCCGACACGCACTCAGCTAGGAGTAGAATTCTTGACGCCTGAACTGATCAGCACGCATTGCGCAGATCACGCTGCGGTTCTGCGGGGACCCGGTGCGGCCGTCGCTGCTGCTGCTGGGGATCACCGGCACGACGGCGTTCGTCAGCATGTGGATCCACAACACGGCGTgcacggtgatgatgatgcctGTGGCGACGGGGATCCTGCAGCGGTTCCCGCGGGGCGGAGGCGCCGGCcagggggagggggaggaggagcaggaggTGCGGCGCTTCTCCAAGGCGGTGGTGCTGGGCGTGGTGTACGCGTCGGCGGTGGGCGGGATGGCCACGCTGACGGGCAGCGGAGTGAACATCATCCTGGTGGGGATGTGGTCGGCCTACTTCCCGGAGAAGGAgcccatcaccttcagctcgtgGATGAGCTTCGGCCTCCCGATGGCGCTGCCCATGTTCTTGGCGCTCTGGGTCACCCTCTGCTTCATGTACTGCTCCAACAACACCGGAAAGGCGCTCTCTGCCTACCTCGACGGAACCCACCTCAGAAGGGAGCTCAGCTTGTTAGGTACCTTTCCTTTCTTGTCTTCAGTAGCCATTTTTTATTCTCTCGCCTCATCTTCTTTCATTGTCCCTTTATAAAAGGCATATCCTCTCTCTAGTTGTTTGTCCAAGTTTCAGTTCCAGTAGTTTTAGCTCAAAACACAAATACATTGTCCAGGGCGATGCTTAGTTGTCTGATGGGGTTAGCCTCTTCTATGACAGGTCCAATGGCTTTCGCGGAGAAGATGGTCTTGGCTGTGTTTGGGGTAAATTCTACTACCAATCAGCTATTCTATGCCAATAGAAGTTTTAACTAGCAAAGAAGAGTGTGCTTTCTGCCACACAATGTGGACCTGCTACTTGGTCACAAGTCATTAACTCATCGAAATGGATAACCTTTGCAGGGTCTAATTGTGCTATGGATGACCAGGAACCTGACAGATGACATTCCTGGGTGGGGAGTTCTCTTCCACGATCAAGTTGGGGATGGAACAGTCACGGTAAGAGCACAAGATAATCATAAAGTTGCTGAGCTACTATACACAGTATGTATCACCTGATCTCATGGAGGAGCAAACAAATCGCTTGCGACGCAGATCATGATGGCCACGTTGCTGTTCATAATCCCGAGCGGGAAGAACGGGGGCGAGAAGCTCATGGACTGGAACAAGTGCAGGAAGATCCAGTGGAACATCGTGCTCCTCCTCGGCGCGGGCTTCGCCATCGCCGACGGCTTCAGGACCAGCGGCCTGACCGGCATCCTCTCGGACGGCCTCAGGTTCCTCGAGGGCGCGCCGACGCTGGTGATCGTGCCCGTGGCCTGCGTTTTCAGCGGGGTCATCACCGAGTTCATGTCCGACGACTCGACCACCACGCTGGTGCTGCCTCTGTTCGCTGAACTGGCCAAGTCCATCGAGGTGCACCCGGCGCTGCTTATGATCTCCGGCGCGGTCGGGGCCCAGCTGTCGTACTTGTTTCCCATCGGGTCGCCGTCGAATGTCGTCGGCTTCAGCACCGGCCACATCACCATCAAGGATCTGGTGGCCACTGGGCTGCCCCTCAAGGTCGTCGGAGTTGCAGCTCTGACGGTCTTGCTACCAACACTAGGTAATTAACAGCGCCTCCTGCACAAGCACCATGCCATCCATCGGTAACCAAGTGATGCCTTATTGCCCTCTCTTACATTTTTCTACTGTTAATTTGATCATGCAGGGTCAGTGATTTTTGGCATGGATAAAAGTCCTAGCTAGGGACATGGATCATGGATGCAAGTTGTGGAACCTTTCAACCATGGTCTGGCAGGATATTGAGGTTGAACATCAGTTTCAGCATGTCATGACTCATGACTGCACCTTGCTGCTGGTTCGGGATATGGTTTGTAACTTTGTATAGGATTAAGCAAACGGTTTTGTACAAGGTGTGTCTGTATAAATATATGTATTCGAAATATGTCCAATGTGATCATATTTTTGTATGGGCAACTGTGTCTATCAGGTAAGCTCCAATAATTCAGAGAACGGAAGAAATCCGAAAGCTAAGCTGATAGTAACAGTGGCAGCAATACATGAAGTATTCAGACAGTGCCATATTCAACCAAGACATTTTGCTTTCAAAACAATGGCTGCCACTTCTTCTTTTGAACTATGGCTGCCATTTGGTGTTGCGCTGGAGCCTAGAAGGGGAAATATACTCAATAGACTGGCCTTATCCACTCCACGCGCCAAACTGATTGTTCTTCACAGAATTTGTAATGAGATGCTTCGGAGATATTTGGATCTCAAATTGAATATATATAGGTGGTTCAAGAAAGAACGTTGTCAACCTACTGGTGGTGATAAGTGCACTCAACTATTTAGTGGTTCATTTTATAAACAGCTGTCCATCTCATATGGTGCCACTGATACACATTCTAGATTTTGACATCT
The Triticum urartu cultivar G1812 unplaced genomic scaffold, Tu2.1 TuUngrouped_contig_4829, whole genome shotgun sequence genome window above contains:
- the LOC125528378 gene encoding tonoplast dicarboxylate transporter-like translates to LFPALGISSADAVAKAYMDDVIALVLGSFILALAIERYHIHRRLALNITLRFCGDPVRPSLLLLGITGTTAFVSMWIHNTACTVMMMPVATGILQRFPRGGGAGQGEGEEEQEVRRFSKAVVLGVVYASAVGGMATLTGSGVNIILVGMWSAYFPEKEPITFSSWMSFGLPMALPMFLALWVTLCFMYCSNNTGKALSAYLDGTHLRRELSLLGPMAFAEKMVLAVFGGLIVLWMTRNLTDDIPGWGVLFHDQVGDGTVTIMMATLLFIIPSGKNGGEKLMDWNKCRKIQWNIVLLLGAGFAIADGFRTSGLTGILSDGLRFLEGAPTLVIVPVACVFSGVITEFMSDDSTTTLVLPLFAELAKSIEVHPALLMISGAVGAQLSYLFPIGSPSNVVGFSTGHITIKDLVATGLPLKVVGVAALTVLLPTLGSVIFGMDKSPS